From Nonomuraea helvata, a single genomic window includes:
- a CDS encoding SAM-dependent methyltransferase, whose translation MRQFDHETPNLARMYDYMLGGKDNFAVDRQAIEQLAELIPEAVPLARANRAFLQRAVRYVAADGVRQFLDLGSGLPTQGSAHEVAPEARVVYVDHDPVVAAHAKALLGRSSRAAFVQADLLDADAVLAKAGAFLDLRRPVGVLLVSILHFLPDSAGPQRVVARLRERLAPGSHLVITHATSMGRLEDERRYRGASTEEPGAGTDRTPAEIRAFFGDFPLEPPGLVQAVDWRPDRPKLVGDWSLPSSLMAGVGKKPL comes from the coding sequence GTGCGGCAGTTCGACCATGAGACGCCCAATCTCGCACGCATGTACGACTACATGCTCGGCGGGAAGGACAACTTCGCGGTCGACCGCCAGGCCATCGAGCAGCTCGCCGAGCTGATCCCGGAGGCGGTCCCGCTGGCCCGCGCGAACCGGGCGTTCCTCCAGCGTGCCGTGCGCTACGTCGCCGCCGACGGGGTACGCCAGTTCCTCGACCTGGGCAGCGGGCTGCCGACCCAGGGCAGCGCGCACGAGGTGGCGCCGGAGGCCAGGGTCGTCTACGTCGATCACGATCCGGTCGTCGCCGCCCACGCCAAGGCCCTGCTCGGACGTTCGAGCAGGGCCGCCTTCGTTCAGGCGGACCTCCTGGACGCCGACGCGGTGCTGGCCAAGGCGGGCGCGTTCCTGGATCTGCGCAGGCCGGTCGGGGTGCTGCTGGTGTCGATCCTGCACTTCCTGCCGGACTCGGCGGGGCCGCAGCGGGTGGTGGCCCGCCTGCGCGAGAGGCTGGCGCCGGGCAGCCACCTCGTGATCACCCATGCCACGTCGATGGGCCGTCTGGAGGACGAGCGGCGATACCGGGGCGCCTCCACGGAGGAGCCGGGTGCCGGCACCGACCGCACGCCCGCCGAGATCCGTGCGTTCTTCGGCGACTTCCCGCTGGAGCCGCCGGGGCTCGTACAGGCCGTCGACTGGCGACCCGACCGGCCCAAGCTGGTCGGCGACTGGTCGCTCCCGTCGTCGCTCATGGCCGGAGTCGGCAAGAAGCCACTCTGA
- a CDS encoding Bug family tripartite tricarboxylate transporter substrate binding protein, producing MRRRQFFAGGLAVAVCAVGCGTERAPGGAAGLRARFSINPEGRRWARVGQVFAGAARAAGYQLGAGTKVTLTGLPALAAAEVNGRQALLTTTTPLARLSGEVEVVVVSGKSRFRDFEDFGAHLVAKPGQTPLVGGPQGEPDHLLFGLIAKGLGADTRRMDYTGYPSSEEAATALLSGKATAAAGLLADWRPGIGAGRVRALAVSTARRVPDLDTPTLLESGVRVDFADWVAAFGPEAMPDGAREAAIRMCDDVTGSPAWDAACRSEGWISIPLSGEDFELWLSTEVERTRAVLRDLGLLDKP from the coding sequence ATGCGCCGTCGACAGTTCTTCGCAGGAGGGCTGGCCGTGGCCGTGTGCGCGGTCGGCTGCGGTACGGAGCGCGCCCCCGGAGGCGCGGCCGGCCTGCGTGCCCGGTTCTCGATCAACCCGGAGGGGCGCCGGTGGGCGCGCGTCGGGCAGGTGTTCGCCGGCGCGGCCCGCGCGGCGGGGTACCAGCTCGGCGCCGGCACGAAGGTCACCCTGACCGGCCTGCCGGCCCTGGCCGCCGCCGAGGTGAACGGCCGCCAGGCCCTGCTCACCACGACGACCCCGCTGGCGCGGCTCAGCGGCGAGGTCGAGGTCGTGGTCGTGTCCGGCAAGTCCCGCTTCAGGGACTTCGAGGACTTCGGCGCCCACCTGGTCGCCAAGCCGGGCCAGACGCCGCTGGTGGGCGGGCCGCAGGGCGAGCCCGACCACCTGCTGTTCGGCCTCATCGCCAAGGGGCTCGGCGCGGACACCAGGCGGATGGACTACACCGGCTACCCCAGCAGCGAGGAGGCCGCCACCGCGCTGCTGTCCGGCAAGGCCACGGCCGCCGCCGGCCTGCTCGCCGACTGGCGCCCCGGCATCGGCGCGGGCCGGGTCAGGGCGCTCGCCGTCTCCACGGCCAGGCGGGTGCCGGACCTGGACACTCCGACGCTGCTGGAGTCCGGCGTACGGGTGGACTTCGCGGACTGGGTGGCGGCCTTCGGCCCCGAGGCCATGCCGGACGGGGCCCGCGAGGCGGCCATCCGCATGTGCGACGACGTCACCGGCTCGCCGGCCTGGGACGCGGCCTGCCGTTCCGAAGGGTGGATCTCGATCCCGCTGAGCGGCGAGGACTTCGAGCTCTGGCTGAGCACCGAGGTCGAGCGCACGCGCGCCGTGCTGCGGGATCTCGGACTGCTCGACAAGCCCTGA